In one Desulfobacterales bacterium genomic region, the following are encoded:
- a CDS encoding HAD-IA family hydrolase: protein MKATKVVAFDCDGVMFDSVKANTAYYDHILVHFGLPVMTPEQFVFANMHTTEKVLAHLFDDPEMLTAALRYRSRMSYRPFVREMEIEPYLKPLLQTIRPHYHTAIATNRTDSIGWVISDHGLEGFFDYVVSALDVRYPKPDPEPLLKILKHFRVAPHEALYVGDSELDEMAAGKAGIPLVAYNNPALNAAYHIRSLKELEVMLVSG from the coding sequence ATGAAAGCTACCAAGGTTGTCGCCTTTGACTGTGACGGGGTCATGTTCGATTCGGTGAAAGCAAATACAGCATATTATGACCATATTTTAGTCCATTTCGGCCTGCCGGTCATGACGCCCGAACAGTTTGTCTTTGCCAATATGCATACGACGGAAAAAGTGCTGGCCCATCTCTTTGATGATCCGGAAATGCTGACGGCCGCCCTGCGCTATCGCAGCCGGATGAGTTACCGGCCGTTTGTCAGGGAGATGGAGATTGAGCCCTACCTCAAGCCGTTGCTGCAGACAATACGCCCCCATTATCATACTGCCATTGCCACCAACCGAACCGACAGCATCGGCTGGGTTATCAGTGACCACGGACTGGAAGGGTTTTTTGATTATGTGGTCAGCGCCCTTGACGTCAGATATCCCAAACCGGACCCTGAACCGCTGCTAAAAATCCTGAAACATTTTAGGGTAGCGCCACACGAGGCGCTTTATGTCGGCGATTCGGAATTGGACGAAATGGCCGCCGGCAAGGCAGGAATCCCCCTGGTGGCCTATAACAATCCCGCCCTCAACGCAGCCTATCACATCCGGAGTTTGAAGGAGCTGGAAGTCATGCTGGTCTCCGGGTAA
- a CDS encoding PaaI family thioesterase: MKQNSPRQIELITLFNQKAPIARLFGMKLSFTNSGNAIIDLPYNPELDHALGGIHGGVYATMLDNAGWFTAAAAHDFSCWVATSEMSLHFLKAIQKTSLRSIGNLIKKGKRQDIAEMHLYDGAGELVGHATGTFVVLAGISLP, from the coding sequence ATGAAGCAGAACAGCCCACGGCAAATTGAATTGATCACCCTCTTTAACCAAAAGGCGCCGATAGCGCGGCTTTTTGGCATGAAGCTCTCTTTTACGAATTCAGGCAATGCCATTATTGACCTGCCGTATAACCCGGAGCTTGACCATGCCCTGGGGGGCATCCATGGCGGCGTGTATGCCACCATGCTGGACAACGCCGGCTGGTTTACGGCAGCGGCTGCTCATGATTTTTCGTGTTGGGTGGCCACATCTGAAATGTCGCTGCATTTTTTGAAAGCGATTCAAAAAACGTCTCTGCGCAGTATCGGCAATTTGATTAAAAAAGGCAAACGGCAGGATATCGCCGAGATGCACCTCTATGACGGCGCAGGGGAACTGGTGGGCCATGCCACCGGCACGTTTGTGGTGTTAGCGGGTATTTCGCTGCCCTGA
- a CDS encoding transglutaminase family protein — translation MALKRIILFFVTLLMASPSVAENYILNGEQQSQINFQILQKIDPMPDTPQLMLSFVVPMSFISPTYTQQITNVDFSFEPSPWKRTEKSDRRGNKIIEVVWQNPSVPIRTAVRFQADNSVSLKMLKTLTPFPMPRQGGLDPDYLGATPLVEAGNADIRLKANQLTRSSKTLFDAVQQILTWMVDHMRYVVNPTSYSAVYSFQSGSGNCQNYSHLAAAMMRSVGIPVRIVNGITLSEPYDIDVGDTILTSRMALGRHAWIEVYFPDLGWVPFDPSGTEMFVSNRFIRVEIGVDNSETKQDGLIRWTNTPGGASSKPTFKENIEAAFTTDHIRLQAKKENYGPRKLLLSPSIDSVFSKVSLKLPAPIAPHLPETALKQLHYLDPFVFGNLDFPQNIDFLSARGPARQSDSGAMEMRKNFMVETAEYVTTQGRQYAQIFILDKPLQLETIALALHKFGGQGQIWLELFKDNQSKPGETVATSDMLDLDQIDYISGYGWVDFSFRRTSTLLAPGRYWVALGFTGSPVINWFFSYGKPIGPQDGTRYKTIFDADWSRSLAFEFNYRVTGLTPR, via the coding sequence ATGGCGCTGAAACGGATAATTCTTTTCTTTGTCACATTGCTGATGGCATCCCCGTCCGTTGCTGAAAATTATATTTTAAACGGTGAACAGCAATCTCAAATCAACTTTCAAATTTTACAAAAAATAGACCCGATGCCCGATACCCCCCAGCTCATGTTGAGCTTTGTCGTGCCGATGTCTTTTATCTCTCCGACATACACACAACAGATTACAAATGTGGATTTTTCGTTTGAGCCTTCCCCGTGGAAACGGACGGAAAAGAGTGATCGCCGGGGCAATAAAATTATCGAGGTAGTCTGGCAAAACCCTTCCGTTCCCATACGGACGGCCGTGCGATTTCAGGCCGATAACAGCGTTTCCCTTAAAATGCTGAAAACACTCACCCCTTTTCCGATGCCCCGGCAGGGCGGGCTGGATCCTGACTATCTCGGGGCCACCCCACTGGTGGAGGCGGGGAATGCAGACATCCGTCTCAAGGCCAATCAGTTGACCCGTTCTTCCAAAACTTTGTTTGATGCCGTTCAACAAATTTTAACATGGATGGTGGACCACATGCGCTATGTGGTGAATCCAACAAGTTACAGTGCCGTTTATTCGTTCCAGAGCGGCAGCGGCAATTGCCAGAATTACTCCCACCTGGCGGCCGCCATGATGCGATCCGTGGGGATTCCGGTCCGTATCGTCAACGGCATTACCCTTTCAGAACCCTATGATATCGACGTGGGCGATACGATATTGACATCCCGGATGGCGCTGGGGCGGCACGCCTGGATCGAAGTTTATTTTCCCGATCTCGGCTGGGTGCCCTTTGATCCTTCCGGAACCGAGATGTTCGTCAGCAACCGCTTTATAAGGGTGGAAATCGGTGTGGATAACAGTGAAACCAAGCAGGACGGCTTAATCCGCTGGACAAACACGCCCGGCGGCGCATCAAGCAAACCTACATTTAAAGAAAATATTGAAGCTGCGTTCACAACCGATCACATCCGGCTGCAGGCCAAAAAAGAAAATTATGGCCCGCGCAAATTACTGCTCAGTCCCAGTATTGACTCCGTTTTTTCCAAGGTTTCTCTTAAACTCCCGGCCCCCATCGCACCCCATTTGCCGGAAACGGCTTTAAAACAGCTTCATTATCTTGACCCTTTTGTATTCGGCAATCTGGACTTTCCGCAAAACATAGATTTTCTCTCCGCCCGGGGGCCCGCACGGCAAAGCGATTCGGGCGCCATGGAAATGCGTAAAAACTTTATGGTTGAAACTGCTGAATATGTGACCACCCAGGGCAGGCAGTACGCCCAGATTTTTATTCTAGACAAGCCCTTACAGCTCGAAACCATTGCCCTGGCACTGCATAAGTTTGGCGGTCAAGGCCAAATCTGGCTGGAATTGTTCAAGGATAATCAGAGCAAACCGGGAGAGACTGTTGCCACCAGCGACATGCTTGATCTTGACCAGATAGATTATATCTCCGGATACGGCTGGGTGGATTTTTCCTTCAGGCGAACGTCAACGCTTTTGGCCCCCGGCCGCTACTGGGTGGCGCTGGGTTTTACCGGCAGCCCGGTTATAAACTGGTTTTTCTCTTACGGCAAACCCATCGGCCCCCAAGACGGCACCCGATATAAAACCATATTCGATGCCGACTGGAGTCGCAGTTTGGCCTTTGAATTCAATTACCGGGTAACGGGTCTTACCCCGAGATAG
- a CDS encoding CoA-binding protein, which translates to MKPGKIITSDSEFTEMLQHLNTVAVVGLSPKPERDSYRVARYLQQRGITIIPIRPGQKEILGAKAYPSLDDVPVPIDIVDVFRNSDKVLAHAHEALRLEPRVFWMQLNIENLEAAELLTTAGIDVVMNRCIKIEYERLFNRTGQK; encoded by the coding sequence ATGAAACCTGGAAAAATTATCACCTCGGACAGCGAATTTACGGAAATGCTTCAGCATTTAAATACAGTTGCTGTGGTGGGACTTAGCCCAAAGCCTGAAAGAGATTCTTACAGGGTCGCCCGGTATCTGCAACAGCGGGGGATTACGATTATTCCGATTCGTCCGGGTCAAAAAGAAATTTTAGGTGCAAAGGCTTATCCGTCCCTTGACGACGTTCCCGTGCCCATTGATATTGTCGATGTTTTCAGGAACAGCGACAAAGTGTTGGCCCACGCACACGAAGCGTTGCGTTTAGAACCCCGCGTTTTTTGGATGCAGCTCAATATTGAAAACCTTGAAGCGGCTGAACTATTAACAACCGCGGGTATTGACGTGGTCATGAACCGGTGTATTAAAATCGAATATGAAAGACTTTTCAACCGAACCGGCCAAAAATAA
- a CDS encoding DNA-3-methyladenine glycosylase I — translation MPIRCKWAGADPLYVRYHDVEWGVPLHDDKKLFEFLILEGAQAGLSWLTILKKRENFRSTFDNFDVAKISAYDSAKVAALLGDPGIIRNRLKIEASVQNARAFQKVQTEFGSFDNYIWRFAEGGPIRNRWKTEASIPAQTPASIAMSRDLKQRGFRFVGPTICYAFMQAVGMVNDHVVNCFRYRQV, via the coding sequence ATGCCGATCCGATGCAAGTGGGCCGGCGCCGATCCGCTTTATGTCCGTTATCATGACGTGGAGTGGGGCGTGCCCCTCCATGACGATAAAAAACTGTTCGAATTTCTAATTTTGGAGGGGGCTCAAGCCGGGTTGAGCTGGTTGACTATTTTGAAGAAAAGGGAAAATTTTCGCAGCACATTTGACAATTTTGATGTTGCTAAAATATCCGCATACGATTCCGCCAAGGTCGCTGCGCTGCTGGGCGATCCGGGAATCATTCGCAACAGGCTGAAAATAGAGGCGAGTGTCCAAAACGCCCGGGCCTTTCAAAAAGTTCAAACGGAATTCGGCAGCTTTGACAATTACATCTGGCGCTTTGCCGAGGGAGGGCCTATCCGGAACCGCTGGAAAACGGAAGCGAGCATACCGGCCCAAACACCGGCGTCCATCGCAATGAGCAGAGATTTGAAGCAGCGCGGATTTCGATTTGTGGGTCCGACCATCTGTTATGCTTTCATGCAGGCGGTGGGCATGGTAAACGATCATGTGGTGAACTGCTTTCGGTATCGTCAGGTTTAA
- a CDS encoding cyclic nucleotide-binding domain-containing protein codes for MSIYEMINDMPMFKSFSDGEIKQFAEMDHSIIEYKQGEVVTKEGESSTALYLIIKGSVLVTKTRDNAKIRIAKLGPGEIFGEMSFFSKKARNSDINANEDVIVIRMDDDFFQKINPVIKDKTKNYFIELLINRLDTMNDSIMKISKLMRM; via the coding sequence ATGTCTATTTATGAAATGATAAACGATATGCCGATGTTCAAGAGTTTTTCCGACGGTGAAATAAAGCAGTTCGCTGAAATGGATCACTCGATTATTGAATATAAACAGGGCGAAGTTGTGACAAAAGAGGGTGAAAGCTCTACGGCCTTATATTTAATCATCAAGGGATCTGTTCTGGTTACCAAGACCCGTGACAATGCTAAAATACGCATTGCAAAGCTGGGACCCGGCGAGATATTCGGTGAAATGTCTTTTTTTTCAAAAAAGGCGAGAAACAGCGATATCAACGCAAATGAGGACGTAATCGTTATCCGAATGGACGATGATTTTTTTCAAAAGATCAATCCGGTTATTAAGGATAAAACCAAAAATTATTTCATCGAGTTGTTGATCAATCGACTGGACACAATGAATGATTCAATTATGAAAATATCAAAACTGATGCGGATGTAG
- a CDS encoding glycosyltransferase family 4 protein, whose amino-acid sequence MTICKTCGKRHNVGFVSTRFAGTDGVSLETEKWAAVFKREGYNCFYFAGELERPRQSSYLVKEAHFKHPDIRDIYKSVFGVQTRKRSMTRQIHASKERLKNHLYKFIRKFRIDLLVPENALTIPLNIPLGIALTELISETGIRVIAHHHDFFWERQNFMTNAVWEYLNMAFPPHLPSIQHVVINSSADNQLSLRTGISATIIPNVMDFDNPPPPMDAYASDVRQSLELDDDELLILQPTRVVKRKGIEHAIELVHRLGIKAKLIISHASDDEGYDYERRVREYSRLMGVNTNFVCKLINEHRGRTADGRKIYTLADVYPHADLVTYPSTFEGFGNAFLETIYFRKPIVVNTYSIYEMDIKPKKFNVIEIDGYVTDKAVRQTREILKDPVYCRKMVEENYEKAKRYYSYKVLHQKLRNLIVESMGCSFSQNEK is encoded by the coding sequence ATGACCATCTGCAAAACTTGCGGTAAAAGACATAATGTCGGATTCGTATCCACGCGGTTTGCCGGCACGGACGGTGTGTCTCTTGAAACTGAAAAATGGGCGGCTGTTTTTAAAAGGGAAGGGTACAATTGCTTTTATTTCGCCGGGGAACTGGAGCGTCCCCGGCAGAGTTCCTATCTGGTCAAGGAAGCCCATTTCAAGCATCCCGACATCAGGGATATTTATAAAAGTGTTTTCGGCGTTCAAACGCGCAAGCGATCGATGACCCGGCAAATTCATGCGTCCAAAGAAAGGTTAAAGAATCATCTCTATAAGTTTATCAGAAAGTTCAGAATTGATTTGCTGGTTCCGGAAAACGCTCTCACCATTCCCCTCAACATTCCCTTGGGCATTGCCCTGACCGAACTCATTTCCGAGACCGGCATCCGCGTGATCGCCCATCATCATGACTTTTTCTGGGAACGGCAGAATTTTATGACAAATGCCGTCTGGGAATATCTTAACATGGCCTTCCCGCCGCATTTGCCCAGCATTCAGCATGTGGTCATCAATTCCTCGGCCGACAACCAGCTGAGCCTGCGGACCGGCATATCCGCCACCATCATTCCCAATGTGATGGACTTTGACAACCCGCCGCCGCCGATGGACGCCTATGCGTCGGATGTCCGGCAAAGCCTTGAACTGGATGACGATGAACTCCTTATCCTGCAACCGACCCGGGTGGTCAAGCGCAAAGGCATCGAGCACGCCATCGAACTGGTCCATCGGTTGGGCATAAAAGCCAAACTGATTATTTCGCACGCGTCCGATGACGAGGGTTATGATTATGAGCGCCGGGTCAGAGAATATTCCAGGCTGATGGGTGTCAACACGAACTTCGTCTGTAAACTTATTAATGAACACAGGGGGCGGACAGCGGACGGCAGAAAGATTTATACACTGGCCGATGTTTACCCCCATGCGGACCTGGTGACCTATCCATCGACCTTCGAGGGGTTCGGCAATGCCTTTTTAGAGACCATCTATTTCCGCAAACCGATCGTGGTCAATACGTATTCCATTTATGAAATGGATATCAAACCCAAAAAATTCAATGTGATCGAAATTGACGGCTATGTTACCGACAAGGCCGTTCGGCAAACCCGAGAAATTCTAAAAGACCCGGTGTATTGCCGGAAAATGGTTGAGGAAAATTATGAAAAGGCCAAACGCTATTATTCCTACAAGGTTCTGCACCAGAAACTGAGGAATCTGATTGTCGAATCGATGGGATGCAGTTTTTCACAAAATGAAAAATAG
- a CDS encoding lytic transglycosylase domain-containing protein, which produces MATWSFMLIMLQHIFIPPLDKGQKHSQIIFLQKPISTILTIPEDLLNGEIGDKTSRKLPTVPTLWLTKGEHLFHPIIVRVATEHEIDPALIKAIIMAESGYNPKAISKRGAAGLMQLMPGTAEALGVEDIFNPEHNINGGVLYFKRLVDIFEGDVKLALAAYNAGLRKVRMYQGIPPFKATRYYIKKVFKYYEYYREQMASDLKQA; this is translated from the coding sequence ATGGCGACATGGTCCTTCATGCTGATCATGCTCCAGCATATCTTCATCCCCCCCCTTGATAAAGGCCAGAAGCATTCACAAATCATATTCCTACAAAAACCGATCAGTACGATTCTTACGATTCCGGAAGATTTACTCAATGGAGAGATCGGAGACAAGACCAGCCGGAAGCTGCCGACAGTGCCCACTCTCTGGTTAACCAAGGGTGAACATCTTTTTCATCCCATTATTGTCAGGGTTGCCACTGAACACGAGATCGATCCGGCGCTTATTAAAGCCATTATCATGGCGGAGTCCGGATATAACCCCAAGGCAATATCCAAAAGAGGCGCCGCGGGTCTGATGCAGCTGATGCCGGGAACGGCTGAAGCGCTCGGCGTCGAAGATATTTTTAATCCAGAGCACAATATCAACGGCGGCGTTTTATATTTTAAGCGCCTGGTAGACATTTTCGAAGGCGATGTCAAACTCGCCCTGGCAGCCTATAACGCCGGGCTTAGGAAAGTCAGAATGTACCAGGGAATCCCTCCTTTCAAGGCCACCCGGTATTACATAAAAAAAGTTTTTAAATATTATGAGTATTACCGGGAACAGATGGCCTCGGATCTGAAACAGGCCTAA
- the polA gene encoding DNA polymerase I, translated as MHTEKTIYLIDGSAYIHRAYHAIRSLTNSKGFPTNAVFGFTRMLLKLMQDRAPEYVVMCFDAKGPTFRHEAFKDYKANRPAMPEDMAVQIPYIKAVTEGYNLAVYEVPGYEADDLIGTFARKAVESGFRVVMVTGDKDFMQLVTDRAVIWDPMKDETIDLEKIQNLKGVRPDQIVDVMGLSGDASDNIPGVPGIGPKTALDLIKTYGDMETLYGQVETIRKKKQRENLIRYREQAFLSRRLAIIDTQAPVLFDVAAFKVKEADAARLADLFQELEFRQLQQAVSLAGDHSQKKYRSILDPSALAGLVSRLQSADLFALDTETTSKNPMAAQLVGLSFAMNPDEAFYIPCAHQYPGAPAQLGLAETLQKLQPVLENAGIRKIGQNIKYDWMVLKRHGINIAGVEFDTMLASYLLNPSKRAHNLDQIALDFLNYRKIKFKDLMGKGKDITGFAQVPLETATSYACEDADITFSAYAMMRPELEAVGLLTLMETVEMPLVPVLMDMELKGICVDKDRLKMLSKSFQQQLERIEDAVYGIAGETFNINSSQQLGRILFEKLNLPVQKKTLKKTGYSTDVDVLTTLAAYHELPAQILRHRTLSKLKSTYTDALLQLIDPQTGRIHTSFNQTVTATGRLSSSDPNLQNIPVRTEEGREIRSAFVPRKGWHLVSADYSQIELRILAHYSEDKILVKAFEEDEDIHARTAAEVFQVFPSFLNDDLRRQAKAINFGIVYGMSAYGLSKQLNISQAMADTYIKNYFSRYKGVKAFMQNTIETARRTGKTSTLLNRIRLLPDINSSNRNVRQFAERTAINTPIQGTAADLLKMAMIKVDAAFKEEKLQAAMLLSVHDELVFEVPPNELEIVQGVVKAVMENIWDLRVPLKVNIASGDNWAVVH; from the coding sequence ATGCATACAGAAAAAACCATCTATCTGATAGACGGCAGCGCCTACATCCACAGGGCTTACCATGCAATCCGGTCGTTGACGAATTCAAAAGGCTTTCCGACCAATGCCGTTTTCGGTTTTACGCGCATGCTGCTGAAACTGATGCAGGACCGTGCGCCCGAATATGTGGTCATGTGTTTTGACGCCAAGGGCCCGACATTTCGCCATGAAGCTTTCAAGGACTACAAAGCCAACCGGCCGGCGATGCCGGAAGATATGGCCGTTCAGATCCCGTACATCAAAGCTGTTACCGAGGGATACAATCTGGCCGTATATGAAGTGCCCGGATATGAAGCCGACGATCTCATCGGCACGTTTGCGCGAAAGGCCGTGGAATCCGGATTCCGGGTCGTGATGGTAACCGGCGACAAAGACTTTATGCAGCTGGTCACGGATCGTGCGGTAATTTGGGACCCCATGAAGGATGAAACCATCGATCTGGAAAAGATACAAAATTTAAAAGGCGTTCGGCCCGATCAGATTGTTGATGTGATGGGTCTATCGGGCGATGCTTCGGATAATATCCCCGGTGTTCCCGGCATCGGGCCCAAAACCGCGCTGGATCTGATCAAAACCTACGGAGACATGGAAACCTTATATGGGCAGGTGGAAACCATCCGCAAAAAGAAACAGCGGGAAAACCTGATCCGGTACCGGGAACAGGCCTTTTTGAGCCGTCGGCTTGCCATCATTGACACGCAGGCGCCGGTTCTCTTTGATGTTGCGGCGTTTAAAGTCAAAGAAGCGGACGCAGCAAGGCTTGCAGATCTGTTCCAGGAGCTCGAGTTCCGGCAGTTGCAGCAGGCGGTTTCACTGGCAGGCGATCACAGTCAAAAAAAATACCGGTCTATCCTGGACCCATCGGCCTTGGCCGGGTTGGTCAGCCGTCTGCAGTCCGCCGATCTCTTTGCCCTGGACACCGAAACCACCTCCAAGAACCCGATGGCGGCGCAACTGGTGGGATTGTCCTTTGCGATGAATCCGGACGAAGCCTTTTACATTCCTTGTGCCCATCAATATCCGGGCGCGCCCGCTCAACTCGGGCTTGCCGAAACGCTCCAGAAGCTGCAGCCGGTCCTGGAGAACGCCGGTATCCGGAAAATCGGTCAGAATATAAAATATGACTGGATGGTCTTGAAGCGCCACGGCATCAACATAGCCGGGGTTGAGTTTGACACCATGCTGGCCTCTTATCTGCTGAATCCCTCTAAAAGGGCTCACAATCTGGATCAGATTGCCCTGGATTTTTTGAATTATCGCAAAATAAAATTCAAAGACCTCATGGGCAAGGGAAAAGATATCACCGGCTTTGCCCAAGTCCCCTTAGAGACGGCAACAAGCTATGCCTGCGAGGATGCCGACATCACATTTTCGGCCTATGCGATGATGCGGCCTGAACTGGAAGCGGTCGGCCTTTTGACATTGATGGAGACGGTGGAGATGCCGCTGGTCCCTGTCTTGATGGACATGGAACTTAAAGGGATATGCGTGGACAAAGACCGCCTGAAGATGCTTTCAAAATCGTTCCAGCAGCAGTTGGAGCGGATCGAAGATGCCGTCTATGGGATTGCCGGCGAAACATTCAATATCAACTCTTCCCAGCAGTTGGGGCGCATTCTTTTTGAAAAGCTTAATCTGCCGGTTCAGAAAAAAACCCTAAAAAAGACCGGCTATTCCACGGATGTCGATGTGTTGACGACCCTGGCCGCCTACCACGAACTGCCGGCACAGATACTGAGGCATCGAACCCTGTCCAAACTCAAGTCGACTTACACCGACGCGCTGCTGCAACTCATCGATCCCCAAACCGGCCGGATTCATACCTCCTTTAACCAGACGGTGACGGCTACCGGCCGTCTCAGCAGCTCGGACCCGAATTTGCAAAACATTCCGGTCCGAACCGAGGAGGGCAGGGAGATCCGCAGCGCATTTGTGCCCCGAAAGGGCTGGCATCTGGTTTCGGCCGACTATTCGCAGATTGAACTGCGGATACTGGCGCATTATTCCGAGGATAAGATTCTGGTTAAGGCCTTTGAAGAAGATGAAGATATCCACGCCCGCACGGCAGCGGAGGTGTTCCAGGTTTTTCCGTCTTTTTTGAACGATGATCTGCGGCGGCAGGCCAAAGCCATCAATTTCGGCATTGTCTATGGAATGAGCGCCTACGGCCTTTCCAAACAATTGAACATCAGCCAGGCCATGGCGGATACATACATCAAAAATTATTTCAGCAGGTATAAAGGCGTCAAGGCATTTATGCAAAATACGATTGAGACTGCCCGCCGGACCGGAAAGACCAGCACGCTGCTGAACCGGATACGGCTGCTGCCGGATATCAACAGCAGCAATCGGAATGTGCGCCAGTTTGCCGAACGCACGGCCATTAATACGCCGATTCAGGGAACTGCGGCAGACCTCCTCAAAATGGCCATGATCAAGGTGGACGCCGCCTTTAAAGAAGAAAAGCTTCAAGCTGCAATGCTGCTTTCCGTTCATGATGAACTCGTTTTTGAAGTCCCGCCCAATGAGCTGGAAATCGTGCAAGGGGTGGTCAAAGCGGTTATGGAAAACATTTGGGATTTGAGGGTGCCCCTTAAAGTAAACATCGCTTCCGGTGACAACTGGGCGGTCGTTCACTGA
- a CDS encoding ZIP family metal transporter, giving the protein MVALFEGLNPVLQALLGTLFTWLLTALGAATVFTVKTVNRKMMDGMLGFAAGVMIAASYWSLLAPAIEMSEGKSLPAWFPAVIGFMAGGLFLWGVDKVLPHLHLGLPMEAAEGISTRWRRSILLVMAITLHNIPEGLAVGVAFGAVAAGHSSATPAAAVVLAVGIGIQNFPEGMAVSMPLRREGMSRLKSFWYGQLSGVVEPIAGVIGAAAVIVAQPILPYALAFAAGAMIFVVVEELIPESQRGGNTDFATICTMLGFTVMMWLDVAFG; this is encoded by the coding sequence ATGGTGGCATTATTTGAAGGGTTAAATCCGGTCCTGCAGGCACTGCTCGGCACCCTGTTTACCTGGCTGCTGACCGCACTGGGGGCGGCGACTGTTTTTACAGTAAAGACCGTGAACCGGAAAATGATGGACGGCATGCTGGGGTTTGCCGCCGGTGTCATGATTGCCGCCAGCTACTGGTCCCTGCTGGCGCCGGCCATCGAAATGTCTGAAGGAAAGTCGCTGCCGGCCTGGTTTCCGGCCGTGATAGGGTTTATGGCCGGCGGCCTGTTCCTGTGGGGGGTTGATAAAGTCCTACCCCATCTGCACCTGGGTTTGCCCATGGAAGCGGCTGAAGGAATCAGTACCCGCTGGCGGCGGAGCATCCTGTTGGTGATGGCCATTACACTTCACAACATTCCGGAGGGGCTGGCGGTTGGTGTCGCCTTCGGCGCCGTGGCGGCGGGGCATTCTTCCGCTACCCCGGCCGCTGCGGTGGTACTGGCTGTCGGGATCGGCATTCAAAATTTTCCGGAGGGGATGGCGGTTTCCATGCCGCTGAGACGCGAAGGCATGTCCCGGCTGAAAAGTTTCTGGTACGGCCAGCTTTCCGGGGTGGTGGAACCGATAGCTGGCGTGATCGGCGCCGCCGCCGTCATCGTCGCCCAGCCCATTTTGCCCTATGCCCTGGCGTTTGCCGCCGGCGCTATGATTTTTGTGGTGGTGGAGGAATTGATTCCGGAATCGCAACGGGGCGGAAATACCGATTTTGCGACCATTTGTACCATGCTGGGATTTACCGTGATGATGTGGCTGGATGTGGCTTTTGGATAA
- a CDS encoding TIGR04283 family arsenosugar biosynthesis glycosyltransferase, with protein sequence MRHHLSIIIPVLNEAYIINRTLMHLQNLAGDFSLEIIIVDGDPGGSTLAAVTSTTVKKIKSPKGRGFQMNRGSRLATGEILIFLHADVVLGKDALLQIVAVCRRKDVAGGAFSLGIDSGKRVFRLIERAVSIRSRLTKIPYGDQAIFINKTIYDKIGGFRDIPLMEDVDLMRRLKKAGGKIIILPDMALTSPRRWEKEGVLYCTLRNWMLITLYLLGVAPERLVKFYR encoded by the coding sequence ATGAGGCATCACCTTTCCATCATCATTCCGGTGTTGAACGAGGCCTATATCATAAACAGGACCCTCATGCATCTACAAAATCTGGCAGGTGATTTCAGCCTGGAGATTATCATTGTGGACGGCGACCCCGGCGGCAGCACCCTTGCAGCCGTCACTTCCACTACCGTAAAAAAAATCAAGTCCCCCAAGGGACGCGGCTTTCAGATGAACCGGGGCTCCCGGCTGGCAACAGGCGAAATTCTTATTTTTCTCCACGCGGACGTCGTCCTTGGCAAGGATGCGTTGTTACAAATTGTGGCTGTCTGTCGCCGCAAAGATGTTGCCGGGGGCGCTTTCTCTTTGGGCATCGATTCGGGCAAACGCGTTTTCCGCCTTATTGAAAGGGCGGTGTCGATACGATCGCGCCTTACGAAAATCCCCTACGGCGATCAGGCCATTTTCATAAACAAAACGATTTATGACAAAATCGGCGGGTTCAGAGACATCCCTTTAATGGAAGACGTTGATTTGATGCGTCGTCTCAAAAAGGCCGGCGGCAAAATTATCATTCTACCGGACATGGCGCTAACCTCACCCCGCCGCTGGGAAAAAGAAGGCGTGCTCTATTGCACCCTGCGAAACTGGATGTTAATTACACTTTATCTTTTGGGGGTTGCACCGGAACGCCTGGTAAAATTTTACCGCTGA